In Malus sylvestris chromosome 15, drMalSylv7.2, whole genome shotgun sequence, a single genomic region encodes these proteins:
- the LOC126605839 gene encoding SPX domain-containing protein 1-like, translated as MKFGKSLSNQIDETLPEWRDKFLSYKELKKRLKLIEPKAADRPAKRPRIDPSAADFNDGGDKEDISAAEINFIQLLEDELEKFNSFFVEKEEEYIIRLKEIQDRVAKAKPYSDEIIKIRKEIVDFHGEMVLLENYSALNYTGLVKILKKYDKRTGALMRLPFIQKVLQQPFFTTDLLYKLVKECEITLDQLFSMNEHPISTEGSYGDDGRNPSTSAPTKSDGISRVSRELSEIEYMESLYMKSTISALRALKEIRSGSSTVSAFSLPPLQTSGLEDAWKKAPVLEQVAK; from the exons ATGAAGTTCGGTAAGAGCCTGAGCAACCAGATCGACGAGACCCTGCCGGAATGGCGGGACAAGTTCTTGTCCTACAAGGAGCTCAAGAAGAGGTTGAAGCTCATCGAACCCAAAGCCGCCGACCGCCCCGCCAAGCGCCCCAGAATTGACCCCTCCGCCGCCGATTTTAACGACGGCGGCGATAAGGAGGACATTTCCGCGGCGGAGATCAATTTCATTCAGTTGTTGGAGGACGAGCTCGAGAAATTTAACTCCTTCTTCGTCGAGAAGGAGGAAGAGTACATTATTAGATTGAAG GAGATACAAGACAGAGTAGCGAAAGCAAAGCCTTACAGCGACGAGATTATTAAGATCCGCAAGGAGATTGTGGACTTCCATGGAGAGATGGTTTTGTTGGAGAATTACAGCGCCCTCAACTATACAG GATTGGTAAAGATACTGAAGAAGTACGATAAACGAACAGGTGCTCTTATGCGCTTGCCCTTTATCCAGAAGGTCTTGCAACAGCCTTTCTTCACCACCGACTTGCTCTACAAGCTCGTGAAGGAGTGTGAGATAACGCTTGACCAGCTCTTTTCCATGAACGAACATCCCATATCAACTGAAGGATCTTATGGAGATGACGGCCGCAATCCTTCAACTTCTGCCCCTACCAAGAGTGATGGCATTAGCAGAGTATCCAGAGAACTTTCAGAGATAGAGTATATGGAGAGCTTGTACATGAAAAGTACAATATCGGCATTGCGCGCGTTGAAGGAAATTCGGAGCGGAAGCTCAACGGTTAGCGCCTTCTCGTTGCCGCCGCTGCAAACCAGCGGATTGGAAGACGCATGGAAAAAAGCCCCTGTTCTGGAACAAGTTGCTAAGTAG
- the LOC126605626 gene encoding peroxidase 25-like, whose amino-acid sequence MKAVVSVLLIILVMVLPAKGQLKAGFNSSSCPKAEATVRSTVESYYNKDPTIAAGLLRLHFHDCFVQGCDGSVLIKGASSEGNALPNQGLKGFEVIDDAKAQVEALCPGVVSCADILALAARDSVDLSDGPSWSVPTGRRDGRVSLSSQASNLPSPLDSVAVQRQKFAAKGLDDHDLVTLVGGHTIGETHCQFIRYRLYNFTATGNSDPTINQAFLAQLQALCPMNGDGTKPVALDRGSQTKFDVSFFKNVKDGNAVLESDQRLWGDDATRKIMQNYAGNIRGLLGFRFDFEFPKAMIKMGSIEVKIGTQGEIRKVCSKFN is encoded by the exons ATGAAAGCCGTGGTGTCGGTTTTGCTTATCATTCTGGTAATGGTTTTGCCTGCAAAAGGTCAACTGAAAGCTGGATTCAACTCTTCCTCATGTCCAAAAGCAGAGGCCACGGTGAGATCCACAGTTGAATCATACTACAACAAAGATCCCACCATTGCTGCAGGCTTGCTCAGGCTTCACTTCCACGACTGCTTCGTTCAG GGTTGTGACGGTTCGGTTTTGATCAAGGGCGCTTCATCGGAGGGGAATGCCTTGCCGAATCAAGGGTTGAAAGGATTCGAAGTGATTGATGATGCAAAAGCTCAAGTAGAGGCCTTGTGTCCTGGAGTTGTCTCGTGTGCTGATATTCTTGCATTGGCTGCTCGAGATTCTGTTGACTTA AGCGACGGTCCAAGTTGGTCAGTGCCTACCGGAAGAAGGGATGGCAGGGTCTCTTTGTCATCTCAAGCCTCAAACCTACCTTCTCCTCTTGATTCAGTTGCCGTGCAAAGGCAAAAATTTGCTGCTAAAGGCCTCGACGATCATGATCTCGTAACCCTAGTTG GGGGACATACCATTGGCGAAACGCACTGCCAGTTTATCCGATACCGGCTCTACAATTTCACAGCCACAGGCAACTCCGACCCGACCATAAATCAAGCATTcctagcacaactccaagctCTGTGCCCGATGAACGGTGACGGAACGAAGCCGGTGGCATTGGACAGAGGAAGCCAGACCAAGTTTGATGTGAGCTTCTTCAAGAATGTGAAGGATGGAAATGCAGTTTTGGAGTCGGATCAGAGGCTTTGGGGTGATGACGCAACGCGTAAGATAATGCAAAACTATGCTGGCAACATTAGGGGATTGCTAGGGTTTAGATTTGATTTTGAATTCCCAAAAGCTATGATTAAAATGGGTAGCATTGAGGTGAAAATTGGTACACAAGGTGAGATTAGGAAAGTGTgctcaaaatttaattaa
- the LOC126604553 gene encoding heme oxygenase 1, chloroplastic-like produces the protein MASLTPISQSQSLFNKNQFKLPPILSSDFFPKKFSVSFLRMNSGVPTNAAAAAAGVVSATTAEKAKKRYPGEAKGFVEEMRFVAMKLHTRDQAKEGEKEVKEPQEGPVAKWEPTVDGYLKFLVDSKLVYDTLEGIVEKAPFPFYAEFRNTGLERSEKLAKDLEWFKEQGYAIPEPSAPGVTYTEYLKELSEKDSQAFICHFYNIYFAHSAGGRMIGKKVAEMILDKKELEFYKWDGELPQLLQNVREKLNKVAESWTRGEKNHCLEETEKSFKHSGEILRLILS, from the exons ATGGCTTCTTTAACCCCGATTTCGCAATCCCAATCACTTTTCAACAAAAACCAGTTCAAGTTACCCCCAATTTTGAGCTCCGATTTCTTTCCGAAGAAGTTCTCTGTTTCGTTTCTGAGGATGAATTCCGGAGTGCCCACGAACGCCGCGGCGGCGGCGGCCGGGGTGGTTTCAGCCACCACGGCGGAGAAGGCGAAGAAGAGGTACCCCGGGGAGGCGAAGGGGTTCGTGGAGGAGATGAGGTTCGTGGCGATGAAGTTGCACACCAGGGACCAAGCTAAGGAGGGGGAGAAGGAAGTGAAGGAGCCGCAGGAGGGGCCAGTGGCTAAGTGGGAGCCAACGGTTGATGGGTATTTGAAGTTTTTGGTGGATAGCAAGTTGGTTTATGATACCCTTGAAGGGATTGTTGAAAAAGCCCCCTTTCCTTTTT ACGCTGAGTTCAGAAATACTGGATTGGAAAGGTCTGAAAAGTTGGCGAAAGATTTGGAGTGGTTTAAGGAGCAAGGGTATGCCATACCAGAACCTTCTGCTCCGGGTGTAACCTACACAGAGTATCTTAAGGAACTGTCGGAGAAGGATTCTCAAGCATTTATTTGCCACTTCTACAACATATACTTTGCTCATTCAGCTGGTGGTCGAATGATTGGGAAAAAg GTGGCGGAAATGATACTTGACAAAAAGGAATTGGAATTCTACAAATGGGACGGCGAGCTTCCCCAACTGTTGCAGAATGTACGGGAGAAGTTAAATAAAGTTGCGGAG AGTTGGACGAGGGGGGAGAAGAACCACTGCTTGGAAGAAACCGAGAAATCGTTCAAACATTCGGGAGAGATTCTGCGTCTTATATTGTCATGA
- the LOC126604554 gene encoding protein BUNDLE SHEATH DEFECTIVE 2, chloroplastic-like: MATSLSFTPLCSFNSINKPRVYIENSTGGKVIRVNEVFRNSKAASFQSWEVKATDGTPTTKVNSIVCSTCEGNGAKVCSQCEGTGLNSVDHFNGQFKAGGVCWLCRGKREILCGDCNGAGFLGGFMSTHDA; this comes from the exons ATGGCAACCTCTCTTTCTTTCACGCCTCTTTGTTCCTTCAATTCCATAAACAAACCAA GGGTTTATATCGAAAATTCGACTGGCGGGAAGGTTATTCGGGTGAATGAAGTGTTTCGGAACTCGAAAGCTGCAAGCTTTCAGTCTTGGGAGGTCAAG GCCACAGATGGTACTCCAACGACCAAAGTGAATAGCATAGTTTGTTCTACATGTGAGGGAAATG GTGCGAAAGTGTGTAGTCAATGTGAAGGTACGGGACTAAATTCTGTAGACCACTTCAACGGACAGTTTAAAGCCGGTGGAGTATGTTGGCTTTGCAG GGGGAAGAGGGAGATTTTGTGTGGAGATTGCAATGGTGCCGGGTTTTTGGGCGGCTTCATGAGCACGCATGACGCCTAG
- the LOC126602678 gene encoding LOW QUALITY PROTEIN: sphinganine C4-monooxygenase 1-like (The sequence of the model RefSeq protein was modified relative to this genomic sequence to represent the inferred CDS: inserted 2 bases in 1 codon; deleted 1 base in 1 codon), with the protein MRYWGYVSHTLVVKESEDKNLVSKPTVIVGVLLQQFEHATIAGLLFLLIGPTTLGHTATVDHQKTFMAPLRATVQFLFTMLVSNTWQFIXMMHKSKFLYKFTHSCYHRLVALYAYGALYNHPREGLVVDTMSGARNMFYSLHNPMSYNFTFSLATITAVDDHSGMWIPWHPFHVLSRNNNHYTTPSNMPCTWSYFWFRALLNLGVASPKGDSSPIPVDVFVFLGGLWLGDIYVADSMCGSVHELSFDYANYTPSGTVCLCDWDGCDSEVIVLHKYSFEQ; encoded by the exons aTGAGGTATTGGGGATATGTGTCCCACACTCTTGTAGTGAAAGAGTCAGAGGACAAAAACCTTGTCTCCAAACCAACCGTGATCGTCGGAGTCTTGCTTCAACAGTTTGAGCACGCTACGATAGCAGGGCTGCTGTTCTTGTTGATAGGCCCGACCACTCTCGGCCATACAGCTACCGTGGACCACCAGAAAACCTTCATGGCGCCGTTGCGTGCAACGGTGCAATTTCTCTTCACCATGCTT GTATCAAACACGTGGCAGTTCAT TATGATGCACAAAAGCAAGTTCCTATACAAGTTTACACATTCCTGCTACCATAGGCTGGTGGCGTTGTACGCCTATGGAGCACTGTACAACCACCCTCGCGAGGGATTGGTGGTGGACACCATGAGTGGTGCT CGTAATATGTTTTATTCACTACACAATCCAATGTCGTATAACTTCACATTCTCGTTGGCCACCATCACGGCAGTGGACGACCACAGTGGAATGTGGATTCCATGGCATCCTTTCCACGTACTTTCCAGAAACAATAATCACTATACCACGCCATCCAATATGCCCTGCACGTGGTCATATTTTTGGTTTC GGGCCCTTTTAAATTTGGGGGTTGCTTCCCCCAAAGGCGACTCTAGTCCTATCCCAGTGGATGTATTTGTTTTCTTGGGAGGGCTGTGGTTAGGCGATATTTATGTTGCGGATTCGATGTGTGGTTCAGTTCATGAACTTTCATTTGACTATGCTAACTACACTCCGAGTGGAACTGTGTGTTTGTGCGATTGGGATGGTTGTGACTCTGAAGTAATTGTCTTGCACAAATATAGTTTTGAACAATGA